The Methanophagales archaeon genome includes the window GTGGAGGCACGGAAGGCGTTGGTGAATACACTCCAGTGTAGTCCTAAGCTGCTTGTAATTGACTGGATGCGTGCAGAATTTGGCAAGCGTGAGGCGGTGGGCTATGCGAAGATATACGAGAATGAAGATAGAATGAGAGAGATAGAGAGGGAGCATATATTAAAGAGGAACTTTGGAGGTGCAAATCAAAATGATACATAGATACTATGAAGTATTAAAAGAAAAGGAGAATGATGGAGGACTGAGATTGAAGAGGAAGCGGAGAACATGCCCGAGATGTGGTGCTGGAGTCTTCCTGGCAGAGCATGAAGACCGCTATTCGTGTGGTAAATGTGGCTATACCGAGTTCAGGAAGAAGAGATAGGGATTAGTTAGAGCTAGTTGGGATAGTTAGTCTTATTTTAGCCTAATCCGGAACACCACGAGCATGATTATAAAAGTAGGAGTTAGTATCACAGTATAAATAGCGGAGATGACTGCTGCTCGTTCAAATACGAAAACCTTCCTATTAAATGTGTCAAGAGCGATAATTAGAAATAAAATTAGGGGATAAGCGATAAAGCTGAATGATA containing:
- a CDS encoding 30S ribosomal protein S27ae, whose product is MIHRYYEVLKEKENDGGLRLKRKRRTCPRCGAGVFLAEHEDRYSCGKCGYTEFRKKR